One genomic region from Vannielia litorea encodes:
- a CDS encoding LysR family transcriptional regulator, with product MPAWDDLKFALALSRHGRMNSAAQSLGINVATMSRRIERLGEILGQPPFVKKADGWEPSPMIHGLLQIAEDVEQRLETEMNSIRNGTAGQSTRLSIGCPPIVSLFVLYPNIAHRSPALSNVTYTFTQRVMEDGLGENDLVLQHKRPESGRVITQKVATLTSSVYRRRGAKENSGWVSLSDHFDPTPFNQAAYQFFPEPPSMRVQSMYELYEIVGATDMAGPLVDIVAASNPDLEVVPGGEELSSTDMWMIYHASRKGDPVMDGTITWVKESFAKMQTARSEVVNLRRA from the coding sequence ATGCCCGCGTGGGACGACCTCAAGTTTGCACTGGCCCTTTCGCGCCATGGCCGGATGAACTCCGCCGCGCAGTCGCTGGGCATCAACGTTGCCACCATGTCCCGCCGGATCGAACGCCTTGGCGAAATCCTCGGTCAGCCGCCCTTCGTGAAAAAGGCCGACGGCTGGGAGCCGAGCCCGATGATCCACGGCTTGCTGCAGATCGCCGAGGATGTCGAACAGCGGCTCGAAACCGAGATGAACAGCATCCGCAACGGCACCGCTGGCCAGAGCACCCGGCTGTCCATCGGCTGCCCGCCCATCGTCTCGCTCTTCGTGCTCTACCCCAACATCGCCCACCGCAGCCCTGCCCTGAGCAACGTGACCTACACCTTCACCCAGCGGGTGATGGAGGACGGCCTCGGTGAGAATGATCTCGTGCTCCAGCACAAGCGCCCGGAGTCGGGCCGCGTGATCACCCAGAAGGTGGCCACCCTCACCTCCAGCGTCTATCGCCGCCGCGGCGCCAAGGAAAATTCGGGCTGGGTCTCGCTGAGCGACCACTTCGACCCGACCCCCTTCAATCAGGCGGCCTACCAGTTCTTCCCCGAGCCTCCCTCGATGCGGGTGCAATCGATGTACGAGCTCTACGAGATCGTCGGCGCCACCGACATGGCCGGTCCGCTGGTCGATATCGTCGCCGCCAGCAACCCCGATCTCGAGGTCGTGCCCGGCGGCGAGGAGCTTTCGAGCACCGATATGTGGATGATCTACCACGCCTCCCGCAAGGGCGATCCGGTGATGGATGGCACCATAACCTGGGTCAAAGAGAGCTTTGCGAAGATGCAAACCGCCCGTAGCGAGGTTGTTAACCTACGCCGCGCCTGA